From the genome of Saccharomyces eubayanus strain FM1318 chromosome X, whole genome shotgun sequence, one region includes:
- the LSM8 gene encoding U4/U6-U5 snRNP complex subunit LSM8 codes for MSLYAGCREKTRQDKTRQDKGTRQIPSSMSPILKEYLNKRVVIIKTDGQCLIASLDGFDKNTNLFISNVFNRINKEFVCKAQILRGSEIALIGLLDIEDDDSLAPIDEAKIPMIKDTKNIIENEHIVWEKVYESKTK; via the coding sequence ATGAGCCTATACGCAGGCTGCAGGGAAAAGACAAGACAAGACAAGACCAGACAAGACAAGGGGACAAGGCAGATACCAAGCTCAATGTCACCAATACTCAAGGAATACCTGAATAAAAGGGTCGTTATAATCAAGACTGACGGCCAGTGTCTCATAGCAAGCTTGGACGGCTTCGACAAGAACACTAACCTATTCATATCGAACGTTTTCAACCGTATAAATAAAGAGTTTGTCTGCAAAGCTCAGATACTTCGAGGCAGCGAAATCGCGCTCATTGGCCTCTTGGACATCGAGGACGATGATAGCCTGGCTCCTATCGATGAAGCGAAGATACCGATGATAAAAGACACCAAGAATATAATTGAAAATGAGCATATAGTATGGGAGAAAGTCTatgaatcaaaaacaaaatga
- the MDE1 gene encoding methylthioribulose 1-phosphate dehydratase MDE1 codes for MSSEDTLIHSDDPRHPANLICTLCKQFFYNNWCTGTGGGISIKDPETSHYYLAPSGVQKEQMRPEDLFVMDAQTLDYLRAPKLYKPSACTPLFVACYQKKDAGAIIHTHSQNAVVCSLIFGDEFRIANIEQIKAIPSGKVDPVTMKPIALSFFDTLRIPIIENMAHEDELIDDLHKTFIDYPNTCAVIVRRHGIFVWGPTIDKAKIFNEAIDYLMELAIKMHKLGIPSDCGIGEEKKHLAGP; via the coding sequence ATGTCTTCTGAAGATACTTTGATACACTCTGATGACCCACGCCATCCTGCAAATCTCATCTGCACGCTCTGCAAGCAATTCTTCTACAACAATTGGTGCACAGGAACTGGCGGTGGTATCTCAATAAAAGACCCTGAAACAAGCCATTACTATCTGGCACCGTCTGGGGTGCAGAAGGAGCAAATGAGACCTGAGGATTTGTTCGTTATGGACGCTCAAACTTTGGACTACTTGCGTGCTCCCAAATTATACAAGCCAAGTGCGTGCACTCCACTGTTTGTAGCATGctatcaaaagaaagacgCAGGTGCTATAATCCATACGCATTCTCAAAATGCTGTGGTGTGCTCTTTGATCTTTGGTGATGAGTTCAGAATTGCGAACATCGAACAAATCAAGGCTATTCCGAGCGGGAAAGTGGACCCTGTGACCATGAAACCTATAGCGCTGTCGTTTTTTGACACGTTGAGGATCCCCATCATTGAAAACATGGCACACGAGGACGAATTGATCGATGACTTGCACAAGACCTTTATCGATTATCCGAACACATGCGCCGTGATAGTGCGGAGGCACGGTATCTTCGTTTGGGGCCCCACCATCGACAAGGCCAAGATATTCAACGAAGCCATCGATTATTTGATGGAACTGGCTATAAAGATGCACAAACTGGGAATTCCTTCTGACTGTGGCATTGGGGAAGAGAAGAAGCACTTGGCAGGGCCATAA
- the BNA1 gene encoding 3-hydroxyanthranilate 3,4-dioxygenase, with protein MFNTTPINIDKWLQENADLLKPPVNNYCLHKGGFTVMIVGGPNERTDYHINPTPEWFYQKKGSMLLKVVDESDVEPKFIDITINEGDSYLLPGNVPHSPVRFANTIGIVVEQDRPGGENDKVRWYCSHCRQVVHESELQMLDLGTQVKQAILEFENDVEKRTCFHCNTLNYARPQSN; from the coding sequence ATGTTTAACACTACTCCAATTAACATTGACAAATGGTTGCAGGAAAATGCAGATCTTTTGAAGCCACCGGTGAATAATTATTGCTTGCACAAAGGGGGTTTTACAGTGATGATCGTTGGTGGGCCCAACGAAAGAACCGATTATCACATCAACCCAACCCCTGAATGGTTCtaccaaaaaaagggaTCTATGCTTCTGAAGGTTGTGGACGAAAGTGATGTGGAACCAAAGTTCATTGATATTACTATCAATGAAGGTGATTCTTACTTATTGCCTGGGAATGTTCCTCACAGTCCCGTTAGGTTCGCTAATACTATAGGTATCGTTGTGGAGCAAGACAGACCTGGCGGAGAAAATGATAAGGTAAGATGGTATTGTTCGCATTGTCGCCAAGTGGTTCATGAGAGTGAGCTCCAAATGCTAGATTTGGGCACGCAAGTGAAGCAAGCCAttttagaatttgaaaatgacgTTGAAAAGAGAACGTGTTTCCATTGTAACACTCTAAACTACGCCCGTCCCCAATCCAATTGA
- the RBH2 gene encoding Rbh2p encodes MDLFIRTEASFHDVLKKLLAVCESHSRYSGSSLDPMVKVGCEMREISSCLRRILRKHAAVYHNLSLTENTMNFYSDFFEDVRVLDMYHSLLFGCMRLLLDADISFFRMNSQKSFTILLFKVYYKLRDVYYATNETRLDSLLNAFIYQFKNCYNSVSCNTLKYGSVRDIMSHNFSLINPPFIGLKEVTKRTYFRLDIEKLKINNKLIEILELNNGGIALFEVLGSEMPYTSQNVETLFQSLASGNHDLMNVGRSLLFQTLRAGDLEIIKLDDNGAKLKTLTGNGVVLKITCKDPSQWQAHWKDIIRNLSDRLSMNKYNGCKSDFSQNFHAGHNKVGYNQPEQNAGMATGSTEPSVSSSNTVRSSGTLHRSTHLPGGLSSLVEASKEFSAGESNSILSGKVISDNDSDLETSLKDIESLSCEKLIELDRSIQIPLSPKILDTPTLKNVRTASQIFSLENVSPELLESASSEICDDESIISEDEKDNGEETVFDPNVDYYKPVLYRRKSSSLLSVFTSKNKKDLTIDIPKNRSGSLFSIAGDQQLLTPISAGSHNSDVGEAYVSVPSDVDASSSAVFFENDSVKVSLWNGKSWVQLSKEAMCLSLILSGGNETLLIINKNFKREKCKFVVKLESSWKCNRSTAQDVQLRIYSSDFKASVFEMRHDVTLSIRCSQADQLMSVLQYQLQRIQAPSLPASATARTLSTISSSSCFSRNVTRSSTENSELANMKNGSGGVNSSLLLSSIKVRQHVKTKSDIWKPSRVGFADIFSQEYKGIVVAIKFVICSDAEGTLNPREYNSRLHDIKRLGRTGLSLADRTGAYLLEFKDRNAADQVYKLAMPPS; translated from the coding sequence ATGGATTTATTTATAAGGACAGAAGCTAGCTTCCATGACgtgctgaaaaaattgctcGCTGTCTGTGAGTCTCACAGCAGGTACTCTGGTTCAAGTTTAGACCCAATGGTTAAAGTCGGTTGCGAAATGAGGGAAATTAGCAGTTGCTTGAGGCGAATTTTAAGAAAACATGCTGCAGTTTATCACAATCTATCTCTAACTGAAAATACCATGAATTTTTAtagtgatttttttgaagacgTAAGAGTACTAGATATGTACCACAGTCTTCTATTTGGGTGTATGCGTTTGCTCCTGGATGCAgatatatcattttttagAATGAATTCCCAAAAATCCTTTACCATATTACTATTCAAGGTATATTACAAACTAAGGGATGTTTACTACGCTACAAATGAGACGCGACTGGATTCCCTACTCAATGCATTTATATACCAATTCAAAAACTGCTATAATTCTGTCAGTTGCAACACGTTGAAATATGGCAGTGTTCGTGACATTATGTCTCATAACTTTTCCTTGATAAATCCTCCTTTTATCGGCCTGAAGGAAGTGACCAAAAGAACCTATTTCAGATTAGATATTGAGAAGCTGAAGATCAATAATAAACTTATTGAGATTCTGGAATTGAATAACGGAGGAATCGCTCTCTTTGAGGTTCTTGGTAGCGAAATGCCATATACTTCACAAAACGTCGAAACCCTGTTCCAATCCCTTGCGTCAGGTAACCATGATTTGATGAATGTCGGTAGGTCGTTGCTGTTTCAAACACTAAGAGCTGGGGATCTAGAAATAATTAAACTTGATGACAACGGGGCTAAGCTGAAAACGCTGACAGGTAATGGCGTAGTGCTAAAAATAACGTGTAAAGACCCTAGTCAGTGGCAAGCGCATTGGAAAGATATCATCAGAAATTTATCCGATCGATTATCAATGAATAAGTACAATGGATGCAAGAGCGATTTTTCACAGAACTTTCATGCAGGACACAACAAAGTGGGATATAATCAACCCGAACAAAATGCCGGCATGGCAACTGGCTCTACTGAACCATCAGTCAGCTCTTCAAATACAGTACGGAGTAGTGGTACTTTGCATAGATCCACCCACTTACCGGGGGGTTTGTCTTCCTTGGTGGAAGCCTCTAAAGAATTTTCTGCAGGAGAATCGAACTCAATTTTGAGTGGAAAGGTAATATCCGATAATGATTCAGACCTAGAAACCTCATTAAAAGATATTGAATCCTTAAGCTGTGAAAAGTTAATTGAATTAGATAGAAGCATACAAATTCCTCTGTCACCGAAAATTTTGGATACCCCTACTCTAAAAAACGTTAGAACAGCTTCTCAAATATTCAGTTTGGAGAACGTTTCGCCTGAATTGCTAGAGAGTGCTTCGTCTGAAATCTGTGATGATGAAAGTATAAtttctgaagatgaaaaggaCAACGGTGAGGAAACTGTATTCGATCCAAACGTCGATTACTATAAGCCGGTACTTTATCGACGTAAATCCTCATCTTTATTGAGTGTCTTTACTtcgaaaaacaaaaaggatTTAACTATTGACATCCCCAAGAATCGTTCTGGATCGTTGTTTAGTATAGCTGGAGATCAACAATTGCTTACGCCTATATCAGCAGGCTCTCATAACAGTGATGTTGGTGAAGCGTACGTGTCAGTTCCATCGGATGTGGACGCCTCCAGCAGTGCAgtattctttgaaaacgaTTCAGTCAAGGTTTCTCTATGGAATGGTAAGTCATGGGTGCAGTTGAGTAAAGAAGCAATGTGCCTCTCTTTGATTCTCTCTGGTGGTAATGAGACCCTTTTAatcataaacaaaaatttcaaaagggAGAAATGTAAATTTGTTGTCAAATTAGAATCTAGCTGGAAGTGCAACAGGTCAACAGCCCAAGATGTTCAGCTTCGAATCTATTCTTCAGATTTTAAAGCTAGTGTATTCGAAATGAGGCATGACGTTACACTGTCTATACGCTGTTCGCAAGCCGACCAATTAATGAGCGTATTACAGTATCAGCTACAAAGGATTCAAGCGCCATCCCTTCCAGCCTCTGCTACCGCAAGGACTTTATCGAccatatcttcatcttcatgTTTCAGTCGAAATGTAACACGGTCATCTACGGAAAATTCAGAATTGGCCaatatgaaaaatggaTCCGGGGGTGTAAATTCCTCACTTCTGCTATCTTCAATAAAAGTAAGGCAACACGTTAAAACCAAGTCCGATATTTGGAAACCATCTCGGGTTGGCTTTGCtgatatattttctcaGGAATATAAAGGAATTGTGGTAGCGATAAAATTTGTGATTTGCTCTGATGCCGAGGGAACCTTGAACCCTAGAGAGTACAATTCTCGTCTCCACGATATCAAAAGGCTAGGAAGAACAGGCTTGTCGCTTGCGGATCGAACAGGAGCATATTTGTTGGAATTCAAAGATCGAAACGCTGCAGACCAAGTTTATAAACTGGCTATGCCACCAAGCTAG
- the GEA1 gene encoding Arf family guanine nucleotide exchange factor GEA1, whose amino-acid sequence MNDRTIESVLAVDPATMIIKECINLCSAMKKQSRDKSRTSVTALLGGGSDMFINQSESFVDSFHNLANSEHHDPLISGLVELRLKINNLKGSDEINALELLDPFLQIVSASSVSGYITSLALDSLQKLFTLNVINKASMNIQSAIRETVVTLTHCKFETSKQSSDDSVLLKVVILLRYIVISSFGDYLSDAIIYDVLQTTLSLACNTQRSEVLRKTAEITIARITVKLFTKLKLLEPPTKTEKYINDESYTNNDLKDDVIGTTGSDDELISTDDDNATDNHKNKDLIDPLTKHQDKDAQKGKKDDEIEPNYGISVIKDYLGLLLSLIMPENRMKHTTSAMKLSLQLINTAIEISGDKFPLYPRSFNLISDPIFKSIVYLLQNSTQHSLLQATLQLFTSLVVILGDYLPMQIELTLRRIFEILEDKKGADDATKQKSPALKELIIEQLSILWIHSPTFFLQIFVNFDCNLDRSDLSIDFIKALTRFSLPAAAITTSNNVPPICLEGIVSLIDNIYNDLQKMDKKDFVKNEKEIETLRQRDRKTEFIMCVESFNEKAKKGVPMLIEKGFIESDSDEDIASFLFLNNGRLNKKTIGLLLCDPKKTSLLKKFIDLFDFKGLRVDEAIRILLTKFRLPGESQQIERIIEAFSSKYSGDQNIDEIEVGEGHFESNFTSVAEDVTIPVQPDADSVFVLSYSIIMLNTDFHNPQVKEHMSFEDYSNNLRGCYNGEDFPRWYLQKIYTSIKVKEIVMPEEHHGNDKWFEDAWNNLISSASVMTEIQEGFKNPISRLVQTELIQYEKAFFSNVGEIITKTLFSIFTIASNDQISSRILETISRCTFINSYFSLDQSFNDIILRLGEMTTLACTNTKEQPSDAESIPLVEIFVEDTESKISVSSQSIKLGETFKGQLCTVTYFQIIRGISDPTVISSELWTQVVQIILRLFENLMMDLNLKFFENFHTLLKLPELPSPEPDVAIRKAKMSRSLLSTFASYLKGDEEPSEEDIDFSIKALECVKASRAFSSVFEHSQIITPQLVEILLSSLVVDKTNENSQYFEQELLFLLEISIILVSEVCYGKDFGPLIADHVVNISNLDGLSKESIARCASYKMFLVSKLNNPQNILNDLIKHDFLVKNEIFNAKYYESELGKQLLCDLFTHFEMLKYDQEILKDVKFWKFVRKLMSNEGNRLIVYQFVEKYIQNGEVFLGDGNFMHILGLLDEMSCAGAIGSKWEQNSGGSVEDGDQPPKSSPYRSVVDISSRSINITADLLSNTKGRDYTLSKTEIIAAIQGLAHQCLNPCNELGMQALQALERLLLSPTNKLRMGEVALDTLIETGLLPIFELDEIQNVKMERITDILSVISKIFLHELAKGNTNNETFLRVLNVFNKYVDDPTVERQLQQLIISKREIQNEDTGADVTLQKNTEK is encoded by the coding sequence ATGAATGATAGAACAATTGAAAGTGTATTGGCCGTGGATCCGGCTACAATGATCATCAAGGAGTGTATTAATCTCTGTTCTGCAATGAAGAAGCAATCTAGAGATAAATCGCGAACTAGCGTAACTGCACTACTAGGCGGTGGGAGTGATATGTTTATAAACCAAAGCGAGTCATTTGTTGACAGTTTCCATAACTTAGCGAATTCCGAACACCATGACCCTCTGATATCTGGCTTAGTCGAACTACGGTTGAAGatcaataatttgaagGGTTCGGATGAAATAAATGCTCTGGAACTTTTGGACCCATTTTTGCAAATTGTTAGCGCTAGTTCGGTATCGGGATATATCACTTCTTTAGCTTTAGACTCGTTACAGAAGTTATTTACATTAAATGTTATAAACAAAGCGTCTATGAATATTCAAAGCGCCATCAGAGAAACCGTGGTTACCTTAACACATTGTAAATTCGAAACTTCAAAGCAATCATCAGATGACTCCGTTTTGTTGAAAGTCGTAATATTATTACGTTATATTgtgatttcttcctttggaGACTATCTTTCTGATGCCATAATCTATGATGTTCTCCAAACCACACTCTCGTTGGCGTGCAATACCCAGAGAAGCGAAGTCTTGAGGAAAACAGCCGAGATTACAATTGCGAGAATAACCGTTAAATTATTCACAAAGTTAAAGCTATTGGAACCGCCTacaaaaactgaaaaatatattaaCGACGAAAGCTACACTAATAATGATTTAAAGGATGATGTTATAGGCACTACCGGGTCTGATGATGAGTTGATCAGTactgatgatgataatgcTACTGACAATCATAAAAACAAGGACCTCATTGATCCTTTAACCAAACACCAAGATAAAGATGCACAAAAAGGGAAGAAAGACGACGAAATTGAACCAAATTACGGAATATCCGTTATCAAAGACTATTTAGGGCTACTATTATCCTTAATAATGCCAGAAAATAGAATGAAGCATACGACTTCGGCCATGAAATTATCGTTACAATTAATAAATACCGCTATTGAAATATCTGGTGACAAGTTCCCCCTCTACCCTCGTTCATTTAACTTAATTTCTGATccaattttcaaaagtatCGTATATTTATTACAGAACTCAACCCAACACTCTCTTTTGCAAGCCACTTTGCAGCTGTTCACGAGTTTAGTAGTCATTTTGGGCGATTATCTTCCTATGCAAATTGAGCTGACTTTAAGGAGGATATTCGAGATTCTAGAGGATAAGAAGGGTGCCGATGATGCGACCAAGCAGAAATCACCTGCTCTGAAGGAATTGATTATCGAACAGCTTTCTATACTATGGATTCACTCTCccacttttttcttacaaaTATTCGTAAACTTTGACTGTAATTTAGACAGATCAGACCTTTCGATCGACTTCATAAAGGCATTAACAAGATTTTCTCTACCAGCAGCCGCAATAACTACTTCTAACAATGTTCCTCCAATTTGTCTTGAAGGAATCGTTTCACTTATTGACAACATATACAACGATTTACAGAAAATGGACAAGAAAGACTTTGTGAAAAACGagaaagaaattgaaactttAAGGCAGAGAGATAGGAAAACTGAATTTATAATGTGCGTTGAATCATTCAatgaaaaggcaaagaaagGTGTCCCAATGTTAATTGAGAAAGGTTTTATCGAATCAGActctgatgaagatattgcTTCGTTcttatttttgaacaatggacgtttgaacaagaagactATTGGTCTATTACTTTGTGATCCcaaaaaaacatcattgttaaagaaatttattGACTTATTTGACTTCAAAGGTTTGAGAGTTGACGAAGCAATTAGAATTTTACTTACAAAATTTAGACTACCTGGAGAATCCCAACAAATTGAGAGGATTATCGAAgcattttcatcaaagtaTTCTGGTGATCAGAATATCGATGAAATAGAGGTTGGGGAAGGACACTTTGAAAGCAATTTCACATCTGTGGCAGAGGATGTCACTATTCCTGTGCAGCCTGACGCAGACTCCGTGTTTGTTCTAAGCTATTCGATAATTATGCTGAATACTGATTTCCATAACCCCCAGGTTAAGGAGCATATGTCCTTTGAGGATTATTCTAACAATCTACGGGGTTGTTACAACGGTGAGGATTTCCCTCGCTGGTACTTACAGAAAATATACACGTCTATcaaagtaaaagaaatagtTATGCCCGAGGAGCACCATGGCAACGATAAATGGTTTGAAGATGCCTGGAACAATTTAATATCTTCGGCATCTGTGATGACGGAAATACAAGAAGGCTTCAAAAATCCCATTTCCAGACTAGTTCAAACTGAGCTTATTCAATATGAAAaggcatttttttcaaacgtGGGTGAAATTATCACAAAAACTTTATTCAGCATATTCACAATTGCTTCTAATGATCAAATATCCTCGCGCATCTTGGAAACCATAAGCAGATGCACTTTCATCAATTCTTACTTTTCTCTTGATCAATCATTTAATGATATTATTCTTCGCCTAGGGGAAATGACAACACTGGCGTGTACGAACACAAAAGAGCAGCCGTCAGACGCTGAAAGTATACCTTTAGTGGAAATATTTGTCGAAGATACCGAGTCGAAAATATCCGTCAGTTCCCAAAGTATAAAGCTCGGAGAAACGTTCAAGGGACAACTATGTACTGTAACTTATTTCCAAATTATTAGAGGGATAAGTGATCCAACAGTCATTTCTTCCGAATTGTGGACTCAAGTTGTGCAAATCATTTTGagattatttgaaaatttaatgatggatttgaatttaaagttctttgaaaacttcCATACACTCCTAAAGCTTCCAGAATTGCCTTCACCAGAACCAGATGTTGCGATCCGCAAGGCGAAGATGAGTAGAAGTCTTTTGTCCACCTTTGCGTCTTACTTGAAGGGTGATGAGGAACCTTCGGAAGAGGACATTGACTTCTCCATCAAGGCTTTAGAATGCGTAAAGGCTAGCAGAGCGTTTAGCTCAGTCTTTGAACATAGCCAAATCATAACTCCTCAGCTTGTGGAAATACTTCTTTCTTCGCTTGTGGTTGACAAAACTAATGAAAATTCTCAGTATTTTGAGCAGgagcttctttttttactagAAATATCCATCATTTTGGTATCGGAGGTTTGTTATGGGAAAGACTTTGGCCCATTAATTGCCGATCATGTGGTCAATATTTCAAACCTTGACGGACTCTCTAAAGAGTCTATTGCAAGATGTGCTTCATATAAGATGTTCTTGGTGTCAAAGTTGAACAATCCacagaatattttgaatgatCTAATAAAACATGACTTTTTGGTCAAAAATGAGATATTTAATGCGAAGTATTACGAAAGCGAACTGGGGAAGCAACTACTGTGTGATTTGTTCAcacattttgaaatgctAAAATATGATCAGGAAATTCTCAAGGAtgtaaaattttggaaatttgTAAGGAAGCTTATGTCAAACGAAGGCAACCGATTGATAGTATATCAATTTGTAGAGAAATACATTCAAAATGGTGAAGTATTTTTAGGTGATGGGAACTTCATGCACATATTGGGTCTGCTTGATGAAATGTCGTGTGCTGGCGCCATCGGTAGTAAATGGGAACAAAACTCTGGAGGTTCAGTCGAAGATGGAGATCAACCACCAAAAAGTAGCCCCTACCGTTCCGTTGTTGATATTTCCAGCCGATCTATTAATATTACTGCAGATCTGCTTTCAAACACTAAGGGAAGGGATTATACACTTAGTAAGACTGAAATTATAGCTGCTATTCAAGGCTTGGCCCATCAATGCCTCAATCCTTGCAACGAATTAGGCATGCAAGCATTGCAAGCATTAGAGCGCCTTTTATTATCCCCGACGAACAAGCTTCGTATGGGAGAAGTTGCTCTAGATACTTTGATAGAAACCGGACTCCTGCCGATTTTTGAATTGgatgaaattcaaaatgttAAAATGGAACGAATTACTGACATTTTATCCGTAATTTCTaagatttttttacatGAACTGGCAAAAGGTAACACAAATAACGAAACCTTTCTGAGGGTTCTGAACGTATTCAACAAGTATGTAGATGATCCTACAGTGGAAAGGCAGTTGCAACAATTGATTATATCCAAGagagaaattcaaaacgaGGATACGGGTGCTGACGTAAcattgcaaaaaaataccgAAAAGTAG
- the CPR7 gene encoding peptidylprolyl isomerase CPR7 — MSDDSEVYLDISIDKKPVGRIVCKIFREKAPKTTENFYRLCAGDVKSPLNDQKWLSYKGNGFHRVVKNFMIQAGDIVLGTQKDSSPSSVGKGGCSIYATEEEVKGNSESFCYGNFEDENLGEFLEPFSLGMANLGSPNTNNSQFFITTYAAPHLNGKHSIFGQVIHGKSVVRTVEHFKVDSDGVPESDIRIDDCGVWDESKGIPLYNAXNDPIGGDVYEEYPDDDTHFNEDDFGNALKAANTIKESGTLLFKKKDYENAFFKYRKSLNYINEYMPEPDLDKEKNEEFTDLKMKVYLNLSLALFNLERYDDSITYATYLLEMYNVPNKDRAKAYYRRGNSYLKKTRLDEALQDYRLCKEMNPDDKVIEQRIEYVENIMEAKKEKTRRNISKFFS; from the coding sequence ATGAGTGATGATTCGGAGGTGTATTTGGATATATCTATTGATAAAAAGCCAGTTGGCCGTATAGTTTGCAAGATTTTTCGTGAAAAGGCTCCAAAGACAACTGAGAATTTTTATAGACTGTGTGCAGGTGATGTCAAAAGTCCTCTAAATGATCAGAAATGGCTGAGCTACAAAGGAAATGGCTTTCATCGAGTCGTTAAGAACTTTATGATTCAAGCAGGTGACATTGTTCTTGGGACACAGAAGGATTCCTCTCCCTCTTCTGTTGGGAAAGGTGGCTGTTCAATTTATGCCACAGAGGAGGAGGTAAAAGGCAATAGTGAGTCTTTCTGTTACGggaattttgaagatgaaaactTGGGGGAGTTTCTTGAACCCTTTTCTCTAGGGATGGCCAACTTGGGTTCTCCAAACACAAACAAttctcaatttttcattactACATATGCCGCACCTCATTTGAATGGCAAGCATTCTATTTTTGGACAAGTTATTCATGGAAAATCTGTGGTTCGTACTGTGGAACACTTCAAAGTAGATTCTGATGGAGTTCCTGAATCGGACATTAGAATCGACGACTGTGGAGTGTGGGATGAAAGCAAAGGCATACCACTATATAATGCTTMTAATGACCCAATTGGGGGCGACGTATATGAGGAATATCCTGATGACGATACACATTTTAATGAGGACGATTTTGGTAACGCTCTTAAAGCTGCAAATACAATTAAAGAATCTGGTACCCTCTTgtttaaaaagaaagactATGAGAATgcattcttcaaatataGAAAATCATTAAATTATATTAATGAATATATGCCAGAGCCTGATttagataaagaaaaaaatgaagagtttactgatttgaaaatgaaggtTTATTTAAATCTATCATTGGCCCTCTTTAACTTAGAAAGATATGATGATTCAATAACATATGCCACTTATTTATTGGAGATGTACAATGTTCCGAACAAAGATCGAGCCAAGGCATACTACAGAAGAGGCAATAGTTAtctaaagaaaacaagattgGATGAAGCTTTACAAGATTACAGACTTTGTAAAGAAATGAATCCTGATGACAAAGTTATAGAGCAAAGAATAGAATATGTCGAAAATATCATGGAAGcgaaaaaagagaagacGAGAAGGAATATTTCGAAGTTTTTCTcctga